One genomic window of Muntiacus reevesi chromosome 4, mMunRee1.1, whole genome shotgun sequence includes the following:
- the ANKRD52 gene encoding serine/threonine-protein phosphatase 6 regulatory ankyrin repeat subunit C isoform X1 has protein sequence MGILSITDQPPLVQAIFSRDVEEVRSLLSQKENINVLDQERRTPLHAAAYVGDVPILQLLLMSGANVNAKDTLWLTPLHRAAASRNEKVLGLLLAHSADVNARDKLWQTPLHVAAANRATKCAEALAPLLSSLNVADRSGRSALHHAVHSGHLETVNLLLNKGASLNVCDKKERQPLHWAAFLGHLEVLKLLVARGADLGCKDRKGYGLLHTAAASGQIEVVKYLLRMGAEIDEPNAFGNTALHIACYLGQDAVAIELVNAGANVNQPNDKGFTPLHVAAVSTNGALCLELLVNNGADVNYQSKEGKSPLHMAAIHGRFTRSQILIQNGSEIDCADKFGNTPLHVAARYGHELLISTLMTNGADTARRGIHDMFPLHLAVLFGFSDCCRKLLSSGQLYSIVSSLSNEHVLSAGFDINTPDNLGRTCLHAAASGGNVECLNLLLSSGADLRRRDKFGRTPLHYAAANGSYQCAVTLVTAGAGVNEADCKGCAPLHYAAASDTYRRAEPHSSSSHDAEEDEPLKESRRKEAFFCLEFLLDNGADPSLRDRQGYTAVHYAAAYGNRQNLELLLEMSFNCLEDVESTIPVSPLHLAAYNGHCEALKTLAETLVNLDVRDHKGRTALFLATERGSTECVEVLTAHGASALIKERKRKWTPLHAAAASGHTDSLHLLIDSGERADITDVMDAYGQTPLMLAIMNGHVDCVHLLLEKGSTADAADLRGRTALHRGAVTGCEDCLAALLDHDAFVLCRDFKGRTPIHLASACGHTAVLRTLLQAALSTDPLDTGVDYSGYSPMHWASYTGHEDCLELLLEHSPFSYLEGNPFTPLHCAVINSQDSTTEMLLGALGAKIVNSRDAKGRTPLHAAAFADNVSGLRMLLQHQAEVNATDHTGRTALMTAAENGQAAAVEFLLYRGKADLTVMDENKNTALHLACSKGHEKCALMILAETQDLGLINATNSALQMPLHIAARSGLASVVQALLSRGATVLAVDEEGHTPALACAPNKDVADCLALILSTMKPFPPKDAVSPFSFSLLKNCGIAAAKTAPSPRACQADPRRLFHAHHCLPARPAPPSPQQ, from the exons ATGGGGATCCTCAGCATCACGGACCAG CCGCCCCTGGTCCAGGCCATCTTCAGCCGAGATGTGGAGGAAGTGCGCTCGCTCCTCTCGCAGAAGGAGAACATCAACGTGCTG GACCAAGAGAGGCGAACCCCGCTGCATGCTGCTGCCTACGTAGGCGACGTCCCCATCCTCCAGTTGCTACTGATGTCAG GTGCTAATGTCAACGCTAAGGACACACTGTGGCTGACCCCTCTTCATCGTGCTGCTGCCTCCCGAAATGAG AAGGTGCTGGGACTGCTGCTGGCGCACTCGGCAGACGTGAATGCCCGGGACAAGCTGTGGCAGACACCGCTGCACGTGGCAGCTGCCAACCGGGCCACCAAGTGTGCCGAGGCTCTGGCCCCCCTGCTGAGCAGCCTCAACGTGGCCGACAGGAGCGGGCGCAGCGCCCTGCACCACGCGGTGCACAGTGGGCATCTGGAG ACGGTGAACCTGCTCCTCAACAAGGGAGCCAGCCTGAACGTTTGTGACAAAAAGGAGCGGCAGCCTCTGCACTGGGCGGCTTTTCTAG GGCATTTGGAGGTCCTGAAACTGCTGGTGGCACGGGGCGCAGACCTCGGCTGCAAGGACCGCAAGGGCTATGGGCTGCTCCATACAGCTGCTGCCAGTGGCCAGATTGAAGTGGTGAAGTACCTGCTCCGGATGGGGGCTGAG ATTGATGAGCCCAACGCTTTTGGAAACACAGCTTTGCACATTGCCTGCTACCTGGGCCAGGATGCTGTGGCTATCGAGTTGGTGAATGCAGGAGCCAATGTCAACCAGCCGAACGACAAGGGCTTCACGCCGCTGCATGTGGCTGCAGTCTCCACCAATGGCGCGCTGTGCTTGGAGCTGCTGGTCAATAACGGGGCGGACGTCAACTACCAG AGCAAAGAAGGGAAGAGTCCTCTGCACATGGCTGCCATTCACGGCCGTTTCACCCGCTCCCAGATCCTCATCCAGAACG GCAGCGAGATCGACTGCGCCGACAAATTTGGGAACACGCCACTGCACGTGGCCGCTCGCTACGGACACGAGCTGCTCATCAGCACCCTCATGACCAACGGCGCGGATACCGCCCG GCGCGGCATCCACGACATGTTTCCCCTGCACTTGGCGGTCCTCTTTGGATTCTCTGACTGTTGCCGCAAGCTCCTTTCCTCGG GTCAGCTCTACAGCATCGTGTCCTCGCTCAGCAACGAGCACGTGCTTTCAGCTGGGTTCGACATCAACACGCCGGACAACCTTGGCCGTACCTGTCTTCATGCTGCTGCTTCCGGAGG GAATGTTGAATGTCTTAACTTGCTGTTGAGCAGTGGAGCCGACTTGAGGCGGAGAGACAAGTTTGGAAG GACCCCACTGCACTATGCAGCCGCCAACGGCAGCTACCAGTGCGCTGTCACGCTGGTGACCGCCGGGGCCGGCGTCAACGAGGCCGACTGTAAAGGCTGCGCTCCCCTCCACTACGCCGCCGCCTCCGACACCTACAGGAG GGCGGAGCCCCACTCATCCTCCAGCCACGATGCTGAAGAGGATGAGCCCCTGAAGGAGTCCCGCAGGAAGGAGGCCTTCTT CTGTTTGGAATTCTTACTGGACAACGGTGCAGACCCCTCCCTGCGGGACAGGCAGGGCTACACAGCCGTGCACTATGCTGCCGCCTATGGCAACAGACAGAACCTCGAGCTG CTCTTAGAAATGTCCTTTAACTGCCTGGAGGATGTAGAGAGCACCATTCCAGTCAGCCCTTTGCACTTAGCT GCCTACAACGGTCACTGTGAAGCCCTGAAGACACTGGCTGAGACGCTGGTGAACCTGGATGTGAGGGACCACAAGGGCCGGACCGCGCTCTTCCTGGCCACTGAGCGAGGCTCTACTGAGTGTGTGGAGGTGCTAACCGCCCACGGCGCCTCTGCCCTCATCAAGGAGCGCAAACGCAAGTGGACACCCCTGCATGCTGCTG CTGCCTCTGGCCACACTGACTCCCTGCACTTGCTGATCGACAGTGGGGAACGCGCCGACATCACGGATGTCATGGATGCCTATGGACA AACCCCACTGATGCTGGCCATCATGAATGGCCACGTGGACTGTGTACATCTGCTGCTAGAGAAAGGATCCACGGCTGACGCTGCTGACCTCCGGGGCCGCACCGCCCTCCACCGTGGG GCCGTGACCGGCTGTGAGGACTGCCTGGCCGCCCTGCTGGACCACGACGCATTTGTGCTGTGCCGAGACTTCAAGGGCCGCACGCCCATTCACCTGGCCTCAGCCTGCGGCCACACCGCGGTGCTGCGGACCCTGCTGCAGGCCGCCCTGTCCACGGACCCCCTGGACACCGGGGTGGATTACAGCGGATACTCGCCCATGCACTGGGCCTCCTACACTG GACACGAAGATTGTCTGGAGTTGTTACTTGAACACAGCCCGTTTTCATATCTGGAAGGAAACCCCTTCACTCCTTTGCACTGTGCAGT TATTAATAGCCAGGACAGCACCACAGAGATGCTGCTGGGAGCTCTGGGTGCCAAGATTGTGAACAGCCGAGATGCCAAAGGACG GACCCCTCTTCACGCCGCTGCCTTCGCAGACAACGTCTCTGGGCTCCGGATGCTGCTGCAGCACCAGGCCGAGGTGAACGCCACGGACCACACTGGCCGCACCGCGCTCATGACAGCGGCTGAGAACGGGCAGGCTGCAGCCGTGG AATTTCTGCTCTATCGAGGGAAGGCAGACCTTACTGTGATGGATGAGAACAAGAACACCGCCCTCCACTTGGCCTGTAGCAAG GGCCATGAGAAGTGTGCCCTCATGATCCTGGCAGAAACCCAAGACCTTGGCCTTATCAATGCTACCAACAGCGCGCTGCAGAT GCCGCTGCACATCGCTGCCCGGAGCGGCCTGGCCTCCGTGGTGCAGGCCCTGCTGAGCCGCGGGGCCACCGTGCTGGCTGTGGATGAAGAAG GTCACACCCCGGCCTTGGCCTGCGCCCCCAACAAAGATGTGGCAGACTGTCTGGCCTTGATCCTCTCCACCATGAAGCCTTTCCCACCCAAGGACGCTGTCAGTCCTTTCAGCTTCAGCCTGCTCAAGAACTGCGGCATCGCGGCAGCCAAGACG GCCCCTTCCCCCCGCGCCTGCCAGGCAGATCCCCGCCGCCTCTTCCATGCCCATCACTGCCTCCCTGCTCGGCCGGCCCCTCCATCCCCGCAGCAGTGA